From one Gossypium hirsutum isolate 1008001.06 chromosome D08, Gossypium_hirsutum_v2.1, whole genome shotgun sequence genomic stretch:
- the LOC107931289 gene encoding 21 kDa protein, whose protein sequence is MGSCCFSISMVALLILIHFATLLNSSLAVRELLGTQTNTEFIRTSCGTTTDPGLCMTTFSGYASKIQASPKLLASTALSVTLSTTRSTSTVIVKLSKSQGLKPKEIASIRDCLEELKDSVDELNRAFAEMGSGGGKSFELGMSDIETWVSAALTDEDTCMDSFSGKDINGNLKTTVRRQIVKVAHLTSIALAFVNRYAAHP, encoded by the coding sequence ATGGGAAGCTGCTGCTTTTCAATATCAATGGTAGCTCTTCTCATCCTCATTCACTTTGCAACGCTCCTAAACTCGAGTTTAGCAGTTAGGGAACTCCTTGGAACTCAAACGAACACCGAGTTCATCAGGACATCATGCGGTACAACGACCGACCCTGGCCTGTGTATGACCACATTCTCAGGCTATGCATCCAAAATCCAAGCTAGCCCCAAATTGTTGGCCAGCACTGCGCTCTCTGTCACGCTTAGCACCACGCGTTCTACTTCAACAGTCATCGTAAAGCTCTCCAAAAGCCAGGGCCTAAAGCCTAAAGAGATTGCATCCATCCGAGATTGCTTGGAAGAACTGAAGGATTCAGTGGATGAGCTGAACAGGGCTTTTGCGGAAATGGGTTCAGGTGGAGGCAAAAGCTTTGAGCTCGGAATGAGTGATATAGAGACATGGGTGAGCGCTGCTTTGACTGATGAGGACACTTGCATGGACAGCTTCTCTGGAAAGGACATCAATGGGAATCTCAAAACTACTGTCAGGAGACAAATTGTGAAAGTTGCACATCTGACAAGCATTGCCTTGGCTTTTGTCAATCGCTATGCTGCCCACCCATAA